TCATTGACCCAAAGGGCGACATAACTTTATTTTCAAAATTTTATGAACTTGCTAAACAAAATGGTAGGGAAAATGATGTGATGTTTATAAGTCCTATATACCCTGAGTTTTCTTTACAAATTAATCCGCTGAGTAATTACTATATGGAAGAAGAACTTATCGCTCATATAGTTGCAAGTGTGCCAGCTAAAGATGAATTTTTCTTTAATATAGCCAATGAAACCACTACAGTTATTGTTAAAACCTTGCTTATTAAAAGGCGATATGAGAAAAATACCGAGCCTCTAAATTTTAATGAAATAGCAGAAAAAGCATATTACTCAGGTTTAATTGAGCTTAGAGATGATCTTGAAGAGCTTAAAAATAATGGAGAATATGAGGAAGATGAACTTGATAGACTTCTTGTGCTTTTCAATCAAGTCCTTTCTTCTCCTCAGGATTATTTTGCAAAAGTATCATCAACTCTAAGAACTACACTTACTCAAATGACTATGGGTAATACAGGCAAAATTATAGGATCGGCAAGAAGCAATGCTTTTATAGACAAGCTTGAAAAAGATGAGGGTGTGCTTTTATATGTAATGACAGGCTCTATGCTTACAAGACAGGTTTCAAGTATTATCTCAAAGGTAACTATTTCAATGATACAATCTTGCGTTGGGCGTATTTATGCTTCAGGGAGAAAATTTAAAAAGCCTCTAATGCTCTATATAGATGAAGCGGCTAGCTCGGTATATATAGGCATAGAAGTTTTATATGCTCAAGCTCGTGGTGCAAAAGTAGCCATTACAGGACTTACTCAAAGCTCAGCTGATTTAGTAGCCGAAATCACAAAAGATAGAGCTGATAAGCTTTTAGAACTTACCAATACTAAAATCATTATGCGTTTAAATGATACTAAATCAGCCAAAACAATTTCTGATCTAGGAGGCAAACACAGGGCTTTTTCTTATTTTTTGACAGTTGAGGGTGGTATTACTTCAAGGGAAGTTGAAGAACTTAATATTGAAGCTGATCATATTACAACCTTAGCTAAAAGAGAAATGTATTATTTTGGTTTTGAGGGGAGATTTAAAGGTAAAACCTTAAGAGTAAATGATGGTTCTTTAAAAATCACTTTTCCTGATATAACCAAAAAAAGTGGGGCAAAAGGCGATGCTTGATCTGATAGAAAGCACGAT
This is a stretch of genomic DNA from Campylobacter sp. MIT 12-8780. It encodes these proteins:
- a CDS encoding type IV secretory system conjugative DNA transfer family protein, producing the protein MKLFKNKTFIGKGFEFEDIKTRKKLVNIFQDDDNRCNHTFVFGSTGVGKTRLIEGLIEQDIPKGNNVVIIDPKGDITLFSKFYELAKQNGRENDVMFISPIYPEFSLQINPLSNYYMEEELIAHIVASVPAKDEFFFNIANETTTVIVKTLLIKRRYEKNTEPLNFNEIAEKAYYSGLIELRDDLEELKNNGEYEEDELDRLLVLFNQVLSSPQDYFAKVSSTLRTTLTQMTMGNTGKIIGSARSNAFIDKLEKDEGVLLYVMTGSMLTRQVSSIISKVTISMIQSCVGRIYASGRKFKKPLMLYIDEAASSVYIGIEVLYAQARGAKVAITGLTQSSADLVAEITKDRADKLLELTNTKIIMRLNDTKSAKTISDLGGKHRAFSYFLTVEGGITSREVEELNIEADHITTLAKREMYYFGFEGRFKGKTLRVNDGSLKITFPDITKKSGAKGDA